One Fusarium oxysporum f. sp. lycopersici 4287 chromosome 8, whole genome shotgun sequence genomic region harbors:
- a CDS encoding oxidoreductase, with protein sequence MTAGLKNVIVIGGSYVGLAAVKELATLLPVTHRVLLIEPHSHFHHLFAFPRFAIVPDHEHKAFIPYTGFFSSLPNAPNHTIVRARAVSLQKNQLTIDRPWQGSTEIPFEYAVVTTGTRLQAPSNMQHDEKKPSVDYFKAYQQGIKNAKSIVIVGGGAVGIQMATDLGEVYPEKKVTLVHSRDRLMQLYHEKMDAILRDRLQELGVDVITGTRAVIPSKGFPTDGSTFELELKDGRKIQTDLVIPATGQTPNNQFLKDLQPTSGYEIINPANGFIRVAPTLQFADPEYTNLYACGDIADSGAHKAARPGAGQAQVVAQNIAAMVNGGRPEQKITVDPPAIHLSLGLKKNIVFRNPGKGQTEPTIIWRDDGSRDMNIEGVWERRGQRVQRPDDYHL encoded by the exons ATGACTGCTGGTCTGAAGAACGTTATTGTCATTGGCGGCTCGTATGTTGGGCTT GCTGCTGTGAAAGAACTGGCTACGCTGCTACCAGTTACTCACCGT GTCCTGTTAATAGAGCCTCACAGCCATTTCCACCATCTCTTCGCCTTC CCCCGGTTCGCCATAGTGCCAGACCACGAACACAAAGCCTTCATCCCCTACAccggcttcttctcctccctCCCCAACGCCCCCAACCACACTATAGTCCGCGCCCGCGCAGTATCCCTTCAAAAGAACCAGCTCACTATCGACCGACCATGGCAGGGCTCCACAGAAATCCCCTTCGAGTACGCTGTCGTCACGACGGGAACACGACTCCAAGCGCCTAGTAACATGCAGCATGATGAAAAGAAGCCTTCTGTTGATTACTTCAAGGCGTATCAGCAGGGCATCAAGAATGCAAAGTCTATTGTGATTGTTGGTGGTGGCGCTGTTGGGATTCAGATGGCGACGGATTTGGGAGAGGTTTATccggagaagaaggtgacGTTGGTTCATTCGAGGGATAGGCTTATGCAGCTTTATCATGAAAAGATGGATGCTATTCTGAGGGATAGATTAcaagagcttggtgttga TGTCATAACCGGCACGCGAGCTGTGATCCCATCAAAGGGCTTCCCAACAGACGGATCGACATTCGAACTAGAACTCAAAGACGGAAGGAAGATACAAACAGATCTCGTCATTCCAGCAACAGGCCAAACACCAAACAACCAGTTCCTGAAGGATCTTCAGCCCACGTCTGGATACGAGATCATCAACCCCGCCAACGGCTTCATTAGAGTCGCACCGACACTCCAATTCGCTGACCCCGAGTACACGAACCTGTACGCATGCGGTGACATCGCCGACAGCGGTGCTCACAAAGCCGCCAGACCGGGAGCTGGACAAGCGCAAGTTGTAGCGCAGAACATCGCTGCTATGGTAAACGGTGGACGGCCCGAGCAGAAAATCACAGTTGATCCTCCCGCCATTCACCTATCTCTTGGATTG AAAAAGAACATTGTGTTCAGAAACCCTGGCAAGGGTCAGACTGAACCTACCATCATCTGGAGAGACGA TGGGTCGAGGGATATGAACATCGAAGGAGTCTGGGAGAGAAGGGGACAGAGAGTGCAGCGACCGGATGACTATCATCTTTGA
- a CDS encoding fumarylacetoacetase, whose amino-acid sequence MSWLSIPAESHFSIANIPFGIISTSSTATPRPAVAIGDHVLDLDAFAKGDGFSGSSEIQKHVDVFSQPSLNAFAALGRPFHRATRSYLQDVFAKDTKNPVLKDNQKLQDSALLKRSDVKNHLPLTIGDYTDFYAGKNHAFNVGCLFRGPDNALQPNYTHLPVAYHGRASSVVVSGTPIRRPWGQILRPGNKVPDLAPCERLDIELEMGMFICRENEMGSPVPIDEADEHIFGYVLMNDWSARDIQAWEYVPLGPFTAKNLGTSISAWVVLADALEGAKAAGIKNDNEILPYLKEKKENNVLDIDLEVEIITAAGNKNHLSKTTSRNLLWSWPQMIAHHTITGCNLRPGDLLGSGTISGTETGTEGSMLEQTKGGKVPIQLKDGEERKFIQNGDTLIIRGAYGSGDKKVGFGEVSGQILEPLPLFK is encoded by the exons ATGTCGTGGCTTTCTATCCCTGCGGAGTCTCATTTCTCCATCGCCAACATCCCCTTCGGCATCATCTCTACTTCGTCAACCGCTACGCCTCGACCTGCTGTTGCTATTGGCGATCATGTTCTAGATCTTGATGCTTTTGCAAAGGGTGATGGATTCTCGGGTAGTTCTGAGATTCAGAAGCACGTTGATGTGTTTTCTCAACCATCGCTGAATGCATTTGCGGCGCTCGGCCGTCCATTTCATCGCGCGACGAGGAGTTATCTTCAGGATGTCTTTGCGAAGGACACCAAGAACCCAGTGTTGAAGGATAACCAGAAACTTCAGGACTCTGCTCTTCTGAAGCGATCCGATGTCAAGAATCACCTTCCCTTGACTATTGGAGATTACACAGACTTCTACGCTGGCAAGAATCACGCTTTCAACGTCGGCTGTCTCTTCCGTGGTCCCGATAACGCTCTTCAACCCAACTACACTCATCTCCCTGTCGCTTACCACGGAAGGGCCAGCAGCGTTGTCGTATCAGGTACACCAATCCGACGACCTTGGGGACAAATCCTACGTCCTGGTAACAAGGTTCCTGACCTTGCGCCATGTGAGAGGCTCGACATTGAGCTTGAGATGGGAATGTTTATCTGTCGCGAGAATGAGATGGGAAGCCCTGTTCCTATTGACGAGGCCGATGAGCACATCTTTGGTTATGTTCTCATGAATGACTGGAGCGCACGAGATATCCAGGCTTGGGAATATGTGCCTCTGGGTCCTTTCACGGCTAAGAACTTGGGTACGAGTATTAGTGCTTGGGTCGTGCTGGCTGATGCTCTTGAGGGGGCTAAGGCAGCTGGTATCAAGAATGATAATGAAATCCTGCCTTATCtaaaggagaagaaggagaataATGTCTTGGACATTGACCTCGAGGTCGAAATCATCA CTGCCGCTGGTAACAAGAACCATCTGAGCAAGACCACCTCGCGCAACCTGCTTTGGTCATGGCCTCAGATGATTGCCCATCACACCATCACAGGTTGTAACCTTCGACCTGGTGATCTTCTTGGATCAGGTACTATCTCCGGTACTGAGACTGGTACCGAGGGTAGTATGTTGGAACAGACCAAAGGCGGCAAGGTTCCCATTCAATTGAAGGACGGCGAGGAGCGCAAGTTCATCCAGAACGGCGATACACTGATCATTCGCGGTGCTTATGGAAGTGGTGATAAGAAGGTTGGTTTTGGCGAGGTTTCGGGGCAAATCCTTGAGCCTCTTCCTCTGTTCAAGTGA
- a CDS encoding camk/dcamkl protein kinase: protein MMTVDPKESRRPMPGLLPLFTAAIDAVGTCPFPREEVLVNICIDEKAFEREPPLAPSNSFQVMRSQPNTLLKYVDSKFRMTTIHRLAMLYLNDVVLRVPKKTVDWNSDPGQDLSESISTEIAILKNEHLRKHENIIDMVGICWSVYSDRIVMPVLVLETAQGGDLWRYLQSSTELDARDRLRLAIHCYQGLLALHTVGVIHADLKPENILVFIDEQGRPCAKLTDFGCSLLVSNLHGPTKLESGTPLWQSPKVLESLSHQGLRQADIYSLTLVASLLLVGPFMYTVLKEAHESDDGKESLHKLKSEDGSLASFIRMQKDTNDSSGARVFTDKTSGLISEFFDFMLSNEDELQIGAALPVKLLRTMLHHEITSATKHNVRVFETLDRLEEDAYLSPGNSVSFGEAENVICRSTAATDRQQELDPEPTIPLLHHPYPELSQIYTEKTKRRVEDGRHVTLIPRPERTISINTYFSRLRRLPGRISTAIITQIREIADSDSYCETSRSLAAYAMATWLIGIHRSAATTAPSLSEAGQYLVISAKLGHGQARATLGKVLDWIGMPNPIESKVEESWLYDLAVLGDRRSLKRLSSERCAEALRDQISTLNSRIKEKADISAPSDQALSESDQLKDSGELRGRLSLICRYLVGQSWHVSLQKILDIPGLMDADLCVSLLMQACQAGDYRIAKVLIEHDTPLRDDTSRLTPLHFLAHFGDEDMLPLARQLKDRGIDLEARCNLPAQCTFGQLDLRDTLVDATPLLFAVAQSSLTAVSVLVSLGADPFNGAEKYEPHTGTISAQKRGRTYSPVHFAARQHMSEILRALLPDDKEYGQLWDWMCYETHSLKVTPLWCAVDYWYQGMYDRVLLHGEDHIKRCEETITFLLKRGSQGHAVSWDVVTQVKHSVFTAATLYGQPFVLNHLRSLDIQPTTKNLIRTLQIALDVEDLTAVEYLLPLAERETRDSDSAFQLQASIQGHKVADFISHLYDIKERLESNARSKLKLDLIRDPPLKETVGPDAGQDILQQKASQGGFKMSFTIRPGPGGRSIMERTGEPSMMPPKGTPLPIEAEDSGISAFEMAVMGGYEARASELYESEECDVSCRRVDEDGDETTLLARLIRKSRKYSNFDKQILFLLELTPPSAEEFFRACIPSGSTANEGLSILHMSVILDESQTEFKPRAPRQIVSAIIEKYPDSEYLNAVNAEFGAAVHIAVEMGNLDALKELEHEDVEWNLLNWHGETPLDITARRLLNVHKFLQQSRHLQKLEQPEEYKEAVSTYRANEQRTKSFLQGRGGRYEKYNGFMHRRSETEWDLENFTVSGSMQVNVAEHLAILESRSVGESEPNVAAHLRKLRVWSELGVDECMLHLADGTAVT from the exons ATGATGACAGTCGACCCAAAGGAATCACGGCGGCCCATGCCGGGGCTGTTGCCTTTGTTCACTGCCGCCATTGATGCAGTAGGCACATGTCCGTTCCCGAGAGAAGAGGTGCTGGTCAATATCTGCATCGACGAAAAGGCTTTTGAAAGAGAACCTCCCCTGGCGCCTAGCAACTCATTCCAGGTCATGCGGAGCCAGCCAAACACGCTGCTAAAATACGTTGATTCGAAGTTCAGAATGACCACTATCCATAGACTGGCCATGCTATATCTGAATGACGTTGTACTCCGAGTCCCGAAAAAGACGGTGGATTGGAACTCGGATCCCGGCCAGGACCTATCAGAGTCCATCAGTACTGAAATCGCAATCCTCAAGAATGAGCATCTTCGGAAACACGAGAACATCATCGACATGGTTGGTATCTGCTGGAGTGTATACAGCGACCGCATTGTGATGCCTGTTCTTGTGCTGGAGACGGCCCAAGGCGGCGATTTATGGAGATATCTTCAGAGTTCGACGGAGCTCGATGCGAGGGACAGACTGCGTCTAGCCATCCATTGCTATCAAGGCTTACTTGCTCTTCACACTGTCGGCGTCATCCACGCAGACCTGAAGCCAGAAAATATCCTGGTGTTCATCGACGAACAAGGCAGGCCATGCGCAAAGCTTACCGATTTTGGCTGCTCCCTTCTTGTTTCCAACCTACACGGACCAACCAAGCTCGAATCAGGAACTCCTTTGTGGCAAAGTCCCAAAGTCTTGGAGTCCCTCAGCCATCAAGGTCTCCGTCAAGCTGATATCTATTCTTTGACGCTTGTCGCATCACTTCTATTAGTTGGGCCTTTCATGTATACGGTGCTTAAAGAGGCGCACGAGTCAGATGATGGCAAAGAGTCACTGCATAAACTCAAATCTGAGGATGGGTCTCTCGCAAGCTTTATCAGAATGCAGAAGGATACTAATGACTCGTCGGGCGCACGTGTCTTCACAGACAAGACATCAGGTCTCATCTCTGAGTTCTTCGATTTCATGCTCTCCAACGAGGATGAGCTTCAAATTGGAGCCGCATTACCCGTCAAGCTACTGAGGACTATGCTTCACCATGAGATTACATCTGCCACTAAACACAATGTCCGAGTCTTTGAGACTTTGGAtaggcttgaagaagacgccTATCTCAGCCCTG GTAACAGTGTATCATTTGGTGAAGCTGAGAACGTAATATGCCGGTCCACTGCGGCGACAGACAGACAACAAGAGCTGGATCCCGAACCTACCATACCACTACTCCATCACCCTTATCCAGAATTGTCTCAAATATACACAGAAAAGACGAAGCGGAGAGTGGAGGACGGGAGGCATGTAACCCTGATTCCTCGACCAGAAAGGACAATTTCG ATCAATACATACTTTAGCAGACTCAGACGACTTCCTGGCCGAATTTCCACAGCAATAATTACTCAGATACGAGAGATCGCCGACTCCGACTCGTACTGTGAAACCTCACGATCCCTCGCGGCATATGCAATGGCAACATGGCTCATTGGGATTCACCGGTCCGCTGCCACTACGGCACCGTCACTTAGTGAGGCCGGGCAATATCTAGTAATCTCCGCCAAGCTGGGACATGGTCAGGCTCGCGCTACGCTGGGAAAGGTACTGGATTGGATAGGGATGCCGAATCCTATAGAATCAAAGGTTGAGGAAAGTTGGCTCTACGACTTGGCTGTGCTTGGAGATCGACGTTCTTTAAAGCGACTGAGTTCAGAAAGATGCGCTGAGGCATTGCGGGATCAGATATCAACGCTGAATTCACGAATCAAAGAGAAAGCAGATATCTCTGCGCCTTCAGATCAGGCGCTTTCGGAAAGCGACCAGCTCAAAGACAGCGGCGAACTGAGAGGGCGCCTCTCTCTCATCTGCAGGTACTTGGTTGGCCAGAGCTGGCATGTCAGCTTGCAAAAGATTCTCGACATACCAGGCCTCATGGATGCCGACTTGTGCGTTTCTCTTCTGATGCAAGCCTGTCAAGCGGGTGACTATAGGATTGCCAAAGTTCTCATCGAGCACGATACGCCGCTAAGAGATGATACCTCCAGACTAACACCACTGCATTTCTTGGCCCATTTTGGAGATGAGGATATGCTTCCTTTAGCACGGCAGCTCAAAGACAGAGGTATCGATCTAGAAGCCCGCTGCAACCTCCCTGCGCAATGCACCTTTGGCCAACTCGATTTGCGAGACACCCTTGTTGATGCGACGCCTCTGCTGTTTGCGGTGGCACAGTCGAGCCTCACAGCAGTTTCTGTGCTTGTTTCCCTGGGCGCGGATCCATTCAACGGAGCCGAGAAGTATGAACCGCACACAGGAACTATTTCTGCTCAGAAACGTGGGAGGACATACTCACCAGTCCATTTTGCCGCAAGACAACACATGTCAGAAATCCTTCGGGCCCTGTTACCAGATGACAAGGAATATGGACAGTTGTGGGATTGGATGTGTTATGAAACGCACTCGCTAAAGGTCACTCCGCTCTGGTGTGCCGTCGATTACTGGTACCAGGGCATGTACGATCGGGTATTACTGCATGGGGAAGATCACATCAAGAGATGCGAGGAGACTATTACTTTCTTGTTGAAACGTGGAAGTCAAGGCCACGCAGTCAGTTGGGATGTCGTCACCCAGGTCAAACATTCCGTGTTCACAGCAGCGACCTTGTACGGCCAACCGTTTGTGCTGAATCATCTGCGATCTTTAGACATTCAGCCCACTACGAAGAATCTCATCAGAACACTTCAGATTGCCCTTGATGTCGAGGACTTGACGGCGGTTGAGTACCTCCTGCCACTTGCCGAAAGAGAGACTCGAGACTCAGACTCGGCCTTTCAGCTTCAAGCATCGATTCAAGGTCACAAAGTTGCAGACTTCATCAGCCACTTATACGATATCAAGGAACGCCTCGAGTCGAACGCAAGGTCAAAGCTCAAACTTGATTTAATCAGGGATCCGCCACTCAAAGAAACCGTTGGCCCGGATGCCGGCCAGGATATCCTCCAGCAGAAGGCTTCTCAGGGAGGCTTCAAGATGTCGTTCACTATACGGCCCGGGCCTGGTGGGCGCAGCATCATGGAACGCACAGGCGAGCCAAGCATGATGCCGCCCAAAGGTACGCCTTTACCCATCGAAGCAGAAGATAGCGGCATTTCTGCCTTTGAAATGGCCGTCATGGGTGGGTACGAGGCACGTGCGAGCGAACTGTACGAGAGCGAGGAATGTGACGTGTCATGCCGCCGCGTAGATGAGGACGGCGATGAGACCACCCTCCTAGCACGTCTTATCCGCAAGAGCCGCAAGTACAGCAACTTTGACAAGCAAATCCTATTTCTTCTCGAGCTTACTCCCCCCAGCGCAGAAGAATTCTTCCGTGCGTGTATACCTTCTGGATCAACTGCCAACGAAGGGTTATCTATTCTTCACATGTCTGTCATTCTTGACGAGTCTCAAACAGAGTTCAAGCCCCGCGCCCCGCGCCAGATTGTCTCTGCCATCATTGAGAAGTACCCAGACTCAGAGTATCTGAACGCAGTCAATGCAGAGTTTGGCGCTGCTGTACATATAGCAGTCGAAATGGGTAATCTGGATGCACTCAAGGAACTTGAACATGAAGACGTTGAGTGGAATCTTCTAAACTGGCATGGGGAGACACCCCTCGACATCACGGCCCGGCGGCTACTAAACGTACATAAGTTTCTACAGCAGAGCCGTCATCTCCAAAAGCTAGAACAGCCCGAGGAGTACAAAGAAGCTGTAAGTACTTATCGGGCGAATGAACAGCGCACGAAGAGCTTTCTACAAGGGAGGGGGGGGAGATACGAAAAGTACAACGGGTTCATGCACAGGAGGAGTGAGACTGAGTGGGATCTAGAGAACTTTACCGTCTCGGGGAGCATGCAAGTCAACGTCGCGGAGCACTTGGCGATCCTTGAAAGCCGTTCGGTTGGCGAGAGTGAACCAAATGTAGCAGCTCATCTGCGTAAACTAAGAGTTTGGAGTGAGTTGGGGGTGGATGAATGTATGCTTCACCTTGCTGATGGTACAGCGGTGACTTGA
- a CDS encoding maleylacetoacetate isomerase, whose product MSDSQYTLYSYFRSSCSARIRIALNAKGIPYELAFVNLLKNEHLSDSHKTLNPSASVPVLISNASKDKPFRIGQSVAALEYLEEKHPSHALLPSNPEARATVRTLVNIICADIQPVTNLRIMRRIRELGGNAEDWNKQLMTDGLKAYEEVVKDSAGKCSVGDELTLADACLMPAMWNAERFGVDLTLFPTIGKIVEGLKDHPAVVKAHWQNQPDTPDNLKAR is encoded by the coding sequence ATGTCTGACTCTCAGTATACTCTCTACTCTTACTTCagatcctcctgctcagcGCGTATTCGCATCGCTCTCAATGCAAAAGGAATTCCATACGAACTAGCATTTGTCAATCTTCTAAAGAACGAGCATCTCTCCGACTCTCACAAAACCCTCAACCCATCAGCATCCGTCCCCGTTCTCATCTCAAATGCCTCCAAAGACAAACCCTTCCGCATCGGCCAATCCGTCGCAGCCCTCGAATATCTCGAAGAAAAACACCCTTCCCATGCCCTCCTCCCCTCCAACCCCGAAGCACGCGCAACAGTGCGAACcctcgtcaacatcatcTGCGCAGACATCCAGCCCGTTACAAACCTGCGCATCATGCGTCGTATCCGAGAACTCGGTGGAAACGCAGAAGACTGGAACAAGCAGCTCATGACTGATGGATTAAAGGCTTATGAGGAGGTTGTCAAGGACTCAGCGGGGAAGTGTagtgttggtgatgagctgACGTTGGCGGATGCTTGTTTGATGCCTGCGATGTGGAATGCTGAGAGATTTGGTGTTGATTTGACGCTGTTTCCGACGATTGGGAAGATTGTGGAGGGGTTGAAGGATCATCCTGCTGTTGTGAAGGCGCATTGGCAGAACCAGCCTGATACGCCTGACAATCTCAAGGCTCGATAG
- a CDS encoding ATPase (At least one base has a quality score < 10), whose product MTTPLSRTMSSHSKHDDDHSDSTADTPTEEPQENITQHISNLARQLSRVSTTAGNELHAFSPQPGTKLDPNSPTFDPRAWVKAFVRLVESDAGAAPPRSLGVAFKNLNVYGWGTGAEHQKTIVDYPIDVVKYLVGLVGGGKKRRVDILRNFEGIVDEGELLLVLGPPGSGCSTLLKTIAGETAGLEVGPDSYMNFRGIDEKSIRRSFRGDVLYNAEIDCHLAHLTVGETLSFASSAHSPRHVPGGVTRSQADTMMRDVMMAIFGISHTVDTRVGSDFVRGVSGGERKRVSIAEAALTGAKLQCWDNTTRGLDSGNAINFCRTLRLQADLVGVAAAVAIYQAPQSAYDLFDRVTVLYEGHQIFFGRINEAKQYFENLGFECPDRQTTPDFLTSMTSPQERRVRSGFESSAPRTPQEFAERWQSSPQRKALLQEIAAYEANHPPAQRLEEYKSSRRAEQFKNQRSKSPYTISYLAQVKLTLWRGWRRLLADPGFTIASLIFNLIMALVLGTMFFNLKDDSSSFYYRGGLIFFALLFNAFASQLEVLTVYAERPVVEKHNRYAFYHQSAQAIASYIIDLPYKTINMIIFNLLIYFMAHLRRDAGHFFFFCLTSYLTTLVMSCIYRTLACVTRTTHQAMIPVSIISLGLMIYTGFTMPTDYMLGWSRWMNYINPLAYAFEALMASEFHNRKFACAGMVPQGPGYDDLPANSRICSVVGAEPGSSMVDGDRYINMSFKYYNSNKWRNIGILLGFLFGFLILYIIAAEHAKPPRNKGEVLVFRKGRMPSNFEKDHGDVETQATDRPVVAEKVNNNPSSGLTAGASVFHWEDLCYDIQIKGKDRRLLDHVDGWVKPGKSTALMGVSGAGKTTLLDVLATRVTMGVVSGNTHIDGLATDSSFQHRVGYVQQQDLHLTTMTVREALEFSALLRQSAEIPRSEKLAYVEHVIDMLDMQEFSDAVIGTPGEGLNVEQRKRLTIGVELAARPQLLWAGFAD is encoded by the exons ATGACAACACCACTCTCGAGGACAATGTCCTCTCACAGCAAACACGACGACGACCACTCCGACTCAACAGCCGATACACCAACAGAAGAACCTCAAGAAAACATCACCCAGCACATCAGCAACTTAGCCCGTCAACTCTCCCGCGTCTCAACAACAGCCGGCAACGAACTACACGCCTTCTCACCCCAACCCGGCACTAAGCTAGACCCCAACTCACCAACCTTTGATCCAAGAGCTTGGGTAAAAGCCTTCGTGAGGCTAGTCGAGTCCGACGCTGGAGCAGCGCCGCCGCGCAGTCTGGGCGTTGCGTTCAAGAACTTGAATGTTTACGGCTGGGGCACTGGTGCTGAGCATCAGAAGACTATTGTTGATTATCCTATTGATGTTGTCAAGTATCTTGTTGGTCTGGTTGGCGGCGGGAAGAAGAGACGGGTTGATATCTTGAGGAATTTTGAGggcattgttgatgagggaGAGTTGTTACTTGTTCTTGGACCGCCGGGTTCAGGATGTTCGACGCTTTTAAAGACTATTGCTGGTGAGACAGCTGGTCTTGAAGTTGGTCCTGATTCCTACATGAACTTTCGAG GTATCGACGAGAAGAGTATTCGCCGCTCATTCCGCGGCGACGTTCTCTACAACGCCGAGATCGACTGCCATCTCGCCCATCTCACCGTCGGCGAGACCCTCTCCTTCGCCTCGTCCGCCCACTCACCACGTCACGTCCCCGGCGGGGTAACTCGTTCTCAAGCCGACACCATGATGCGCGATGTCATGATGGCCATCTTCGGCATCAGCCACACAGTTGATACTCGTGTCGGCAGTGACTTTGTGCGCGGTGTAAGCGGTGGTGAGAGGAAGCGAGTCAGTATCGCTGAGGCTGCGCTCACGGGAGCAAAGCTGCAGTGCTGGGATAATACCACGCGCGGGTTGGACAGTGGGAACGCGATTAACTTTTGTAGGACTTTGAGGTTGCAGGCTGatcttgttggtgttgctgctgcgGTGGCGATTTACCAGGCGCCGCAGTCTGCGTACGAT TTGTTTGATCGTGTGACGGTCTTGTATGAGGGTCATCAGATATTCTTTGGCCGCATCAACGAAGCGAAGCAGTATTTTGAGAATCTCGGCTTCGAGT GCCCCGATCGCCAAACGACGCCCGACTTCCTCACCTCAATGACCAGCCCCCAAGAGCGCCGCGTAAGGTCAGGCTTCGAATCCTCCGCCCCCCGAACCCCCCAAGAATTCGCCGAGCGCTGGCAATCCAGCCCCCAACGCAAAGCCCTCCTGCAAGAAATCGCCGCGTACGAAGCAAACCACCCGCCCGCGCAGCGTCTCGAAGAGTATAAATCCTCCCGCCGGGCCGAACAGTTCAAGAACCAGCGATCCAAGTCTCCATATACAATCTCGTACCTTGCGCAGGTGAAGCTTACTCTTTGGAGAGGTTGGAGGCGATTGCTGGCTGATCCGGGATTTACTATCGCGTCGTTGATATTTAACCTTATCATGGCGCTTGTTTTGGGGACGATGTTTTTTAACTTGAAGGATGATAGTTCGAGTTTTTACTACCGTGGTGGATTGATCTTTTTTGCATTGTTGTTTAATGCTTTTGCGAGTCAGCTTGAG GTCCTTACTGTTTATGCTGAACGCCCTGTTGTCGAGAAGCATAACCGCTATGCGTTCTACCATCAATCCGCGCAAGCTATCGCAAGTTATATCATCGACCTCCCCTACAAAACCATCAACatgatcatcttcaacttgcTTATCTACTTCATGGCCCATCTCCGCCGCGACGCAGgccacttcttcttcttctgtctgACCTCCTACCTCACTACGCTTGTAATGTCATGTATCTACCGCACCCTCGCATGCGTTACCCGCACGACCCATCAAGCCATGATCCCCGTATCGATTATTAGTCTTGGACTTATGATTTACACGGGCTTCACCATGCCGACGGATTACATGCTTGGATGGTCGAGATGGATGAACTACATCAATCCTTTGGCTTATGCCTTTGAGGCGTTGATGGCGAGTGAGTTCCATAATCGAAAGTTTGCCTGTGCGGGTATGGTTCCCCAGGGCCCGGGCTACGACGACCTTCCCGCCAATTCTCGCATTTGCTCTGTTGTTGGTGCTGAGCCTGGGTCGTCTATGGTCGATGGCGATAGGTATATCAACATGTCCTTCAAGTACTACAACTCTAACAAATGGCG CAACATTGGcatccttcttggcttcctcttcGGGTTTCTCATCTTGTATATCATCGCAGCTGAACACGCGAAGCCTCCCAGGAACAAGGGAGAAGTTCTCGTCTTCCGTAAGGGCCGCATGCCTTCGAACTTTGAGAAGGATCACGGCGATGTCGAGACTCAGGCTACTGATCGACCTGTCGTTGCTGAGAAGGTGAATAACAACCCTTCAAGTGGACTCACTGCTGGAGCCTCTGTGTTTCATTGGGAAGACCTCTGCTACGATATCCAGATCAAGGGTAAGGACCGTCGACTACTGGATCATGTTGACGGATGGGTCAAGCCTGGCAAATCAACAGCTTTAATG GGCGTGTCTGGCGCTGGCAAAACAACCCTTCTCGACGTCCTCGCAACCCGCGTAACAATGGGCGTCGTATCCGGAAACACCCACATCGACGGCCTCGCAACCGACTCCTCCTTCCAACACCGCGTCGGCTACgtccaacaacaagatctCCACCTCACAACAATGACCGTCCGCGAAGCCCTCGAGTTCAGCGCCCTCCTCCGCCAATCCGCCGAGATCCCCCGCTCTGAGAAGCTCGCTTACGTAGAGCACGTCATTGACATGCTGGACATGCAGGAGTTTTCAGATGCTGTTATCGGAACGCCTGGTGAGGGTTTGAACGTCGAGCAGAGGAAACGATTGACCATTGGTGTTGAGTTGGCTGCTAGACCACAGTTGTTG TGGGCTGGATTCGCAGACTAG